In Propionimicrobium sp. PCR01-08-3, one DNA window encodes the following:
- a CDS encoding WYL domain-containing protein — translation MTRTTGRTLELLALLQSRRDWSGAELRERLEVSDRTLRRDIDDLRERGYGIGATRGRGGGYRMGAGAAVPPLSLTVDECVAIAVGLRAAASGAVTGIEEPAARALAKLERSLAPSTRHQITDVEQAMIPLTTRRDDVDITVVTTITNAISARSRMRIHYVRHDGEEVRRVVEPHRIVHTAERWYLVAWNPEHAAWRTLRIDRIRRPVILPEKFARREIPEEEVRKFTVHSITTAPYRFRARVRFHAPADIVAGHFDQTIAQVVDAGDGTSILTAGSNTPEEFALYVGLSGLEFEVLESEELRDALTDLAARALRAVQAGVR, via the coding sequence ATGACACGGACCACAGGACGCACTCTTGAACTCCTCGCCCTCCTCCAGTCGCGTCGCGACTGGTCTGGGGCAGAACTGCGGGAGCGGCTGGAAGTGAGCGACCGCACACTGCGACGAGACATCGACGATCTCCGAGAGCGCGGATATGGCATCGGGGCAACTCGGGGGCGCGGAGGCGGCTACCGGATGGGCGCAGGGGCGGCCGTCCCGCCTCTATCTCTGACCGTCGACGAGTGCGTAGCCATCGCCGTGGGTCTGCGCGCCGCCGCCAGTGGCGCTGTCACCGGAATCGAAGAGCCCGCAGCACGAGCGCTGGCGAAGTTGGAACGGTCCCTCGCCCCGTCAACACGACACCAGATCACCGACGTCGAGCAGGCAATGATTCCACTAACGACCCGGCGCGACGACGTCGACATTACAGTTGTGACAACCATTACCAACGCCATCTCTGCGCGGTCACGGATGCGAATTCACTATGTGCGGCACGATGGTGAGGAAGTGCGGCGGGTCGTGGAACCGCATCGGATCGTGCACACCGCCGAACGCTGGTACCTCGTCGCGTGGAACCCTGAGCATGCCGCATGGCGCACACTGCGAATCGACCGAATTCGGCGGCCCGTGATCCTCCCCGAGAAATTCGCGCGACGAGAAATCCCGGAAGAGGAGGTGCGCAAGTTCACGGTACACAGCATCACGACCGCGCCGTATCGCTTTCGCGCCCGCGTGCGCTTTCACGCTCCGGCGGATATCGTCGCCGGTCACTTCGATCAGACGATCGCACAGGTCGTCGATGCTGGCGATGGCACAAGCATCCTGACGGCTGGTTCGAATACCCCCGAGGAGTTTGCACTGTACGTCGGACTATCGGGCCTCGAATTCGAAGTGCTTGAGAGTGAAGAACTCCGGGACGCCCTAACCGACCTTGCAGCCCGAGCGCTGCGAGCCGTTCAAGCGGGTGTCAGGTGA
- a CDS encoding MFS transporter: MVCSVAVATIYVAQPVLARIGRELGVPESDLGWIVTAGQIGYMVGLVVLVPLGDVLDRRKLIGGQLLLAAVGMLVAAVAPGLWLLLIGLAATGLFAVVVQTTVAFAADLSTPTERGRTLGIVTSGVIIGILGARVLAGALAGLWGWRSIYLTLMLLLVALSIAVLNQLPADRRSNRRTYGDALTSLGHLFREPLYISRGLIAFFLFASFGTLWSGLALPLAAEPWQLSTAQIGLFGIAGLAGALGAARAGRWADIGRANPVTGTALALLALSWIASGQATWSLWLVVVGVIVLDFAVQVAHVSNQTLLTNAYSGQTSSTIGGYMIFYSLGSALGATATAMIYSTSGWTGCAILGASFAVCGLLTWTLSRRTVTRTRHDDGYGSDHTDETPKAG, encoded by the coding sequence ATGGTCTGCTCAGTCGCTGTCGCGACGATCTACGTCGCCCAGCCAGTACTCGCGCGGATCGGGCGAGAGTTAGGAGTGCCAGAGTCTGACCTGGGGTGGATCGTGACAGCTGGGCAGATCGGCTACATGGTCGGCTTGGTTGTCCTGGTCCCGTTGGGAGACGTGCTGGACCGGCGCAAGCTCATCGGGGGCCAACTCCTCCTCGCCGCGGTCGGCATGCTGGTGGCCGCGGTCGCCCCTGGTCTGTGGCTGTTGCTCATCGGTCTCGCCGCGACAGGTCTGTTCGCCGTCGTCGTGCAGACCACCGTCGCATTCGCCGCTGATCTGTCCACGCCTACCGAGCGTGGCCGCACGCTCGGAATCGTCACTTCCGGTGTCATCATCGGAATCCTTGGGGCGCGCGTCCTGGCGGGGGCTCTCGCCGGCCTGTGGGGGTGGCGAAGTATCTACCTCACGCTCATGCTGCTTCTCGTCGCGCTCTCGATCGCGGTGCTGAATCAGCTGCCGGCAGACCGCCGATCGAATCGCAGGACCTACGGCGACGCGCTGACCTCCCTCGGACACCTCTTCCGTGAACCGCTGTACATCTCGCGCGGACTGATCGCGTTCTTCCTCTTCGCTTCCTTCGGCACGCTCTGGAGCGGACTCGCGCTACCACTTGCTGCCGAGCCGTGGCAGCTGAGCACCGCCCAGATCGGCTTGTTCGGAATCGCCGGGCTCGCGGGCGCACTGGGAGCTGCACGGGCAGGTCGATGGGCCGATATCGGCCGAGCCAACCCCGTGACCGGTACCGCACTGGCACTGCTGGCCCTCTCCTGGATCGCATCGGGGCAGGCCACCTGGTCGCTCTGGCTCGTCGTCGTCGGGGTCATCGTCCTGGACTTCGCGGTCCAGGTCGCGCACGTCAGCAACCAGACTCTTCTCACCAACGCCTACTCTGGTCAGACCAGCAGCACCATCGGCGGTTATATGATCTTCTACTCGCTCGGCTCCGCCCTCGGAGCGACGGCCACAGCCATGATCTACTCCACGTCAGGATGGACCGGATGCGCCATTCTCGGGGCAAGCTTCGCCGTCTGCGGACTACTCACCTGGACGCTGAGCCGGCGCACGGTCACGAGAACGCGACACGACGACGGCTACGGATCAGACCATACCGACGAGACGCCGAAGGCAGGCTGA
- a CDS encoding helix-turn-helix domain-containing protein codes for MNSVVHVDDVTWTDPACPVARTLDLVGDRWSLLIIRDAMDNARSFTDFQQRTGVARNILTDRLRRLVDHAILKRETAISGRRQVYVLTDSGRDLFTVIVALRQWGERHAFADDEAHSTLVDESGHPLAQLRPTDAHGHRVDVDSTEVTQNN; via the coding sequence ATGAACTCAGTCGTGCATGTTGACGACGTGACCTGGACCGACCCGGCGTGCCCGGTCGCGCGGACGCTCGACCTTGTCGGAGACCGGTGGAGCCTGCTGATCATTCGCGACGCGATGGACAATGCTCGGTCGTTCACTGACTTCCAGCAACGCACCGGGGTCGCGCGCAACATCCTCACCGACCGGCTTCGTCGCCTCGTCGATCATGCCATCCTCAAGCGAGAGACGGCAATATCTGGACGCCGCCAGGTCTACGTCCTCACCGACTCGGGCCGCGACCTCTTCACGGTCATCGTGGCCTTGCGTCAGTGGGGTGAGCGACACGCCTTCGCCGACGACGAAGCGCACTCCACTCTCGTGGACGAGAGTGGCCACCCACTCGCACAACTGCGCCCGACCGACGCGCACGGCCACCGGGTCGACGTCGACTCCACCGAAGTCACGCAAAACAACTGA
- a CDS encoding DUF2807 domain-containing protein: MVSAVELDTSGELNVTRGGHTALTVTAGENVIDRLTSEVKDEVLHLGIDGEPLAWGGDIRYELTVPTVDAISVLGSGEATVDFTGAAEPIILVEGSGSVHANGIAADSASMTVNGSGSIAAQDIDAQKLATKIDGAGEITVNGRTDEHEVEVRGSGGYYAHDLESTNARVVIGGSGTADVFVSGALDATIDGSGEIRYAGSPEIMQDISGSGEVVPR, translated from the coding sequence ATGGTCAGCGCCGTAGAGCTCGATACTTCGGGAGAGTTGAACGTGACGAGGGGCGGCCATACCGCGCTCACCGTGACGGCTGGTGAGAACGTGATTGACCGCCTCACCTCAGAAGTCAAGGATGAAGTCCTGCACCTGGGCATCGATGGCGAACCGCTCGCCTGGGGCGGGGACATCCGATACGAACTCACCGTGCCCACGGTCGACGCAATCAGCGTGCTCGGTTCCGGAGAGGCGACGGTCGACTTCACCGGTGCAGCCGAGCCGATCATCCTGGTGGAGGGCTCAGGCAGTGTTCACGCCAACGGAATTGCAGCCGACAGCGCCTCGATGACCGTCAATGGATCAGGATCGATCGCCGCCCAAGACATCGATGCCCAGAAGCTGGCCACGAAGATCGATGGAGCAGGCGAGATTACTGTCAACGGAAGGACAGACGAACACGAAGTCGAAGTCCGCGGATCCGGTGGCTATTACGCGCATGATCTCGAAAGTACGAATGCCCGCGTCGTGATCGGCGGGTCCGGTACGGCAGATGTCTTCGTCAGCGGGGCGCTCGATGCCACAATCGATGGGAGCGGTGAAATCCGCTACGCAGGCAGCCCCGAGATTATGCAGGACATTTCGGGCTCAGGCGAAGTGGTGCCACGGTGA
- the istA gene encoding IS21 family transposase encodes MEDWALIRRLAAEEVPHAAIARRLGISRTTVIKAVKSDGPPKYERRSAVTSFSAVEARVRGLLSDTPDMPATVLAERVGWTGSSSWFRDNVSRIRPEYQPRDPADRIVWEAGDAAQCDLWFPPRKIPLENGMASLLPVLVITLAYSRFVLGRMIPTKTTEDLLLGTWLLLQQLGRVPRRLIWDNERGIGRGRHRSEGVPAFMGTLATRLVLLPPRDPESKGVVERRNGWFETSFMPGRTFLSPADFNAQFTDWLATANTRMVRTIRARPHDRLETDKAAMLALPPVPPVVGWRSQVRLGRDYYVRIASNDYSVDPTAIGRMVAARADLDRVQVKLDDRLVAEHPRLWARGLTVTDTAHVETAARLRREFQQPRPRPTVDELVRDLADYDKAFGIDTQAGPR; translated from the coding sequence ATGGAGGATTGGGCATTGATCAGGAGGCTGGCCGCGGAGGAGGTTCCGCATGCGGCGATCGCGAGGCGGTTGGGTATCTCGCGGACGACGGTGATCAAGGCGGTGAAGTCGGACGGGCCGCCGAAGTACGAGCGTCGATCAGCGGTGACGTCGTTCTCGGCGGTCGAGGCGAGGGTGCGCGGCTTGTTGAGCGACACGCCTGATATGCCGGCGACGGTGCTCGCGGAGCGGGTGGGCTGGACGGGGTCGTCGTCGTGGTTCCGGGATAACGTGTCCCGGATCCGGCCGGAGTACCAGCCGCGGGACCCGGCCGACCGGATCGTGTGGGAGGCCGGGGACGCGGCTCAATGTGATTTGTGGTTTCCGCCGCGGAAGATCCCGCTGGAGAACGGCATGGCCAGCTTATTGCCGGTGCTGGTGATCACCTTGGCGTACTCCCGGTTCGTGTTGGGCCGGATGATCCCGACCAAGACCACCGAGGACCTGCTGCTGGGCACCTGGCTTCTGCTCCAGCAGCTCGGCCGGGTACCCCGGCGCCTGATCTGGGACAACGAGCGCGGCATCGGCCGTGGCCGGCACCGCTCCGAAGGGGTGCCGGCGTTCATGGGCACTTTGGCCACTCGGCTGGTGCTGCTACCGCCCCGGGATCCCGAATCAAAGGGAGTCGTGGAACGGCGTAACGGCTGGTTCGAGACCTCGTTCATGCCCGGGCGGACGTTCCTGTCCCCGGCCGACTTCAACGCCCAGTTCACCGATTGGCTGGCCACCGCGAACACCCGGATGGTACGCACGATCCGGGCCCGGCCGCACGACCGGCTCGAGACCGACAAGGCCGCAATGCTCGCCCTGCCGCCGGTGCCACCTGTGGTCGGGTGGCGCAGCCAGGTCCGGCTGGGCCGCGACTACTACGTGCGGATCGCGTCAAACGACTACTCCGTCGATCCGACCGCGATCGGCCGCATGGTCGCGGCCCGCGCCGACCTCGACCGGGTCCAGGTGAAGCTGGACGACAGGCTCGTCGCCGAGCATCCTCGCCTGTGGGCCCGGGGTCTGACCGTCACCGACACCGCTCACGTCGAGACCGCCGCCCGGCTGCGACGCGAGTTCCAACAACCCCGTCCGCGACCCACCGTTGATGAGTTGGTTCGTGACCTGGCCGACTACGACAAGGCGTTCGGGATCGACACCCAGGCAGGCCCACGATGA
- the istB gene encoding IS21-like element helper ATPase IstB, whose protein sequence is MTTKTGDTTKQLTWLAGALKAPRILESATRLADQARDAGWTFEDYLAAVLEREVSARNASGADMRIRAAGFGARKTLDDFDFDAQPAIRQQVAALGGGGFLTEARNVVLLGPPGTGKTHLAIGLGIKAAHYGHRVLFATATDWVTRLTDAHHAGKLPAELTRLRRYGLIIVDEVGYLPFEQDAANLFFQLVSSRYEHASLILTSNLPFSGWGGVFGDQVVAAAMIDRIVHHADVLTLKGASYRLRNRGIDSLPSIRTTTDNNQG, encoded by the coding sequence ATGACCACCAAAACCGGCGACACCACCAAGCAGCTGACCTGGCTGGCCGGCGCCCTCAAAGCACCCCGGATCCTGGAATCCGCGACCCGGCTGGCCGACCAGGCCAGGGATGCCGGCTGGACGTTCGAGGACTACCTGGCCGCCGTGCTGGAACGCGAAGTATCAGCACGTAACGCCTCCGGCGCCGACATGCGCATCCGGGCGGCCGGGTTCGGCGCCCGCAAGACCCTCGACGACTTCGACTTCGACGCCCAACCCGCGATACGCCAGCAGGTTGCTGCGCTCGGCGGAGGTGGGTTCCTGACCGAGGCCCGCAACGTCGTCCTGCTCGGCCCGCCCGGCACCGGCAAGACCCACCTCGCGATCGGCCTGGGCATCAAGGCCGCCCACTACGGCCACCGCGTCCTGTTCGCGACCGCGACCGACTGGGTCACCCGGCTCACCGACGCCCACCACGCCGGGAAACTACCCGCTGAGCTCACCCGGCTGCGCCGCTACGGACTGATCATCGTCGACGAGGTCGGCTACCTCCCCTTCGAGCAGGACGCCGCGAACCTGTTCTTCCAACTCGTGTCCAGCCGGTACGAACACGCCAGCCTGATCCTCACCTCCAACCTGCCATTCTCCGGCTGGGGAGGCGTCTTCGGCGACCAAGTCGTGGCTGCAGCGATGATCGACCGCATCGTCCACCACGCCGACGTCCTCACCCTCAAAGGAGCCAGCTACCGACTCCGCAACCGAGGCATCGACAGCCTGCCCAGCATCAGAACAACAACCGACAACAACCAGGGCTAA